GGTCTCGGGATCCGGCATCTCGTCGCGAAATGGACCGAGCGTGCGTTCAAGCGCGCCGCGGCGCGGCGGCTCCACCTTGATTACTTCGGCGCCGAAATCGGCAAAAGATTTCGCCGCCATCGCAGCCGCCACGAACGGGATCGTATCGAGCGACGGCAATTCGACGACCTTCAGTCCCTCGAGCGCGCGCGGCGGCTCGCGATACTCTTCAAATCGCGCCATCGCTAAATGCTGCTCTCCTCTTTCAACCGATCGAGCAGTCCGATCAATTCGCTCATCGATCGAATCGCGTAGTCAGGTTTGTACTCGGGATGATTCTGCAAATAATTGAACGACGCGGCGCCAGTCGCGACCGCCACCGACGCTCCGTAACCCGCATTGATCGCCGCCATGATGTCGCGCGGCTCGTCACCCACATACACGCAGGCGTGCGGATGAGTCGCGGCTTTGATCGCGGTCTGTTTGAGGCTCGCCGACTTGTCGAGCGCGCCCATCGTCGCAGTGGACTGCGTCACGACGTGATCGAGATGCGAGGCGAGGCCGACCATCGCGAGCTTTTCGACCAGCCGCTGCGAATTGCCCGGCCGGCTCGTGATCACGCCGGTCTCGTAACCGCGGCGTTTCAGTTCGGCGAGCGTCTCACTCACGTGCGGCAGAACTTCGAGGCGTTCGGTCTTGTCGATCTCGGCCATGAAGTACGCCCACGCGAGTTTGACGTACTCGGGCCGGAGGTGCGCGGGCACGCCGAGCCACACGTCGTCGCGCGCGAGCGCCTCGCGATAGCGCTCCTGGGTCAGCGGCGGCTTGTGCCCCAACTCATCGAGCGCATTTCTGGCCGCGCTGTAGAGCGGACCGTGAATATCCACCAGCGTGCCGTCGAGGTCGAAGAAGATGGCTTTGAATTCGCGGGGTGGCAATCGAGAGTCCTCGAACAGTGCGCGTCGGCTGGGGCAAAGTCACCCAACTGAGCGCATCCAGTCAATCCTTTCAACCTGTTTGCTTCCGCACTTGTCAAGCCGCTCGATTTATAGAAGCGCCGACGAGGTAAACCAGTCGCAGTCGATTTTGTCGAGCGCGACGAGGAAGCGGCCTTCGGGAGGGAACATGATTTGCGCGATCACGCCACCCTGCGACGACGCGGCAGCCGGCGTGATTGCGAGGATCGCGGCGTCGGCGTGATCGAGCGTGCCGGGCGCAGGCATATCGATTGACGCAAGCGTCGCGAGCCGATTCAAGATCGATTTGCGGCGCCCTAGCGCTTTGAGTCTGTTCTTTTTCGGCGGCAATTCTTCCTCGGCGTTCATCCACAGCCGGAAAGCGAGGTAGGGATAGCCCTCGAAAGGTTCGGCGCCGAGCCTTGCGAGCGCCTGATACGTCGCGAAGCCCGCGATCATGAAGCGGGTGAATAGCGCCCCGCCGCTGAGCTTGGCCGGATTTGCGATTGCGTCATGCGCAATCCCTTCAAATATGTGCTTGCCGAAGGCGCTCAGATGCGGCTTGCAGTCAGGATGAAACGCGCAATCGATAAAATATTTCGCGAGGCGTGATGGAAACAGCGAGAGACGCAACTTTGAATCGCGGCCAGGATTGTAGTTCAGCAGCCCAACCAGCTTACGAAGTTCGATATCAATTGTCCTCACCTTTTGCGGGACCATTTGCCTGAAAAACGTCGTTGAGCAATCGAGATCGAGCGGGCTGCGCGGCGAATCGACGATCGCGATCGCACCGGCGCGAAGTTCTGGAACAGCTTCAGCAAGCGCATTCGCCAGCGCGCCGATTGGATCGCTGCCGCCAATTTGCACGAGCGCGACCTGCGCGTAGCGCAGCGTTCGCCGCCTGGCATCGATGCTCGCGAGGTCGAGACGATTCTCGCCGACGTCTATCCCGACGATCGCGGCGTCTCGCGGAATCCCGATGCGGCTGCATTGGGCTGATACAAAAGCTGATATTCGCGTCGTCCTCCGATCACTTTTTTGACGTACTCGCGCGTCTCCTTGTACGCGATATTCTCGACCCATTCGTCGTCGTCGCCGGCGAAATTCGCCGACCATTTCTGCACCGCGTGTTCGCCCGCATTGTAGGCCGCGACCGCGCGGAACGAATCGCCGTTGAACATCTCGAACAGGCTCTTCAGATAGGTCGTGCCGAGATCGACGTTGACCGTCGGATCGTAGAGCGGCACCGCGACCGTGCTCATCCCGCGCTCGGCCGCGACCTTGCGCGCCGTCGATGGAATCAACTGCATCAGGCCCCGCGCGTTGGAGACCGACGTAGCGCGCGGATTGAAGAGACTCTCCTGCCGCGCCAGCGCCAGCACCAGGTACGGGTCGAGCGCGAGCCGATTCGACGCACTCTGCACCAGGTCCCAATATGCGCGCGGATAGCGCACGCGTTCGGCGACGTCGTGGCCAAGCTGTCCGTGCTTTTCCATCCGCGTGGCGACGACGATCGCGTCGTACCATGCGCCCGCCTTGGCAAATCCCGCGAGCACGAAGCGGCGCATCTCGCTCGAGTTGCCGCCCTCTTGCGCCAGCGCTTTCAACTCGTCGGGTTCAAGTTCGCGCAAGTCCATCGCGCGCAACGTCTGCAGCCGCGCCAGATGAAACTGCGCCGCACCGGTCACGGATGGAGTTCCATTGAACGCGGGATCCGGTGCAGATGCCGCTGGCAGTTCGGGCGTCGCGGCGGAAACGCGGAGTGCGGCCATCGCGGGGTAATAATTGGTATCGATGCTCTGCGCGACCTTCGCGAAGATCGCGCGCGCCGCCGCCTCCTGATTGAGTTTCTCGAGCGCACGAGCGCGCCAGTAATCGCACATGTCGCGATCCGACGGCTGATTCGCATGCGCGCGAGCCTGCTCGAAGCCCGCGGCCGCCTGCTGATAGCGACGCGCTTGGTAGAGCGTCCACGGCCCGCGGAACCGCGCGTCGGCGGCGCTCTCGCTGCTCGGATATCGCGCAGTCAGTCGCCGATAATCCGCGCGCGCATCGTCGAATCTTTTCTGCTCCTCGAAGCTGCGACCGATACGGAGCATCGCGCCGGGCGCGAGTTTGCTCGCCGGAAAATTTGCGATCAGGCGTTCGAAGGTCGCGCGCGCCGGGTCGAACTGATCCTCGTGCCAGTAGATCAGCGCGAGCGTTTCGAGCGCGGGCGCAGCAGCCGGTCCGCGCGGCGCGATCCGCAAATATTCGAGCAACGCACGCTTGGCGGCTTCGGGCTCAGGCTTCAGCGCTCGCGCTTCGATCCAGGTCAGCTCGGCGCGGATGCCCGGCTCGGGATTCATCGCGAGGCCCGCCATCGCCTGCTTGACCGCGGCGGGAAGATCGCCCTCCTTCAGCAGCAACTCGGATTCGCTCAGGTGATAAGCGAGCGAATCAGCCTGCGCCAGCTCGGGTTTCGCGGCGAGCAGCGCGTAACACAGGTTCCGCGCTTCCGTATCGGTGTCCGCGTGCGGATAAGCAGCGCGTAATTCC
The nucleotide sequence above comes from Candidatus Binatus sp.. Encoded proteins:
- a CDS encoding HAD family hydrolase, which produces MPPREFKAIFFDLDGTLVDIHGPLYSAARNALDELGHKPPLTQERYREALARDDVWLGVPAHLRPEYVKLAWAYFMAEIDKTERLEVLPHVSETLAELKRRGYETGVITSRPGNSQRLVEKLAMVGLASHLDHVVTQSTATMGALDKSASLKQTAIKAATHPHACVYVGDEPRDIMAAINAGYGASVAVATGAASFNYLQNHPEYKPDYAIRSMSELIGLLDRLKEESSI
- a CDS encoding transglycosylase SLT domain-containing protein; this encodes MIKIVRRYVTLMSACAITLPGCASAPARADAPRQSAPAAERAAESAPVPALTRAPGERPSDAEAAFLDGYRAYNNHDYRRAIDRLKFAADNFLPLGDYALYYLGLAERDQGDLNSAVDSFDRLVRSYPRSVMLDRAELQLAIIQLKLGRSAEASATASRLIARGPDASIEQNARLVEGKALIALGNPKAAYAQLMELRAAYPHADTDTEARNLCYALLAAKPELAQADSLAYHLSESELLLKEGDLPAAVKQAMAGLAMNPEPGIRAELTWIEARALKPEPEAAKRALLEYLRIAPRGPAAAPALETLALIYWHEDQFDPARATFERLIANFPASKLAPGAMLRIGRSFEEQKRFDDARADYRRLTARYPSSESAADARFRGPWTLYQARRYQQAAAGFEQARAHANQPSDRDMCDYWRARALEKLNQEAAARAIFAKVAQSIDTNYYPAMAALRVSAATPELPAASAPDPAFNGTPSVTGAAQFHLARLQTLRAMDLRELEPDELKALAQEGGNSSEMRRFVLAGFAKAGAWYDAIVVATRMEKHGQLGHDVAERVRYPRAYWDLVQSASNRLALDPYLVLALARQESLFNPRATSVSNARGLMQLIPSTARKVAAERGMSTVAVPLYDPTVNVDLGTTYLKSLFEMFNGDSFRAVAAYNAGEHAVQKWSANFAGDDDEWVENIAYKETREYVKKVIGGRREYQLLYQPNAAASGFRETPRSSG